The following are from one region of the Capsicum annuum cultivar UCD-10X-F1 chromosome 1, UCD10Xv1.1, whole genome shotgun sequence genome:
- the LOC107844793 gene encoding uncharacterized protein LOC107844793 — protein MSSFNPLTSILNQNKLESPNYVDWKRNLDIVLTAGGFKFVLVEEFPVKSDEPTNDEIKAYDKWVKADEMARCYILASMANVLQHQHQSMTTAYDMLVSLKEMFGVQNRTAKHTSMKAFLTTKMVKETLVREYVLDAVIDKESQVEIVLQTLSDSFLQFRLNYNMNKMDLSLGKLLNELQAAVSIIKQ, from the coding sequence atGTCTTCATTCAATCCCTTAACTTCTATCCTGAATCAAAACAAATTAGAAAGCCCTAACTATGTGGACTGGAAACGTAATTTGGATATTGTTCTTACTGCTGGGGGCTTTAAATTTGTGTTGGTTGAGGAATTTCCTGTTAAGTCAGATGAACCCACTAATGATGAGATTAAAGCCTATGATAAGTGGGTCAAGGCTGATGAGATGGCAAGATGCTACATTCTTGCCTCTATGGCAAATGTGTTGCAGCATCAACATCAGTCCATGACTACTGCCTATGATATGCTTGTATCTCTCAAAGAGATGTTCGGTGTTCAAAATCGTACTGCAAAGCATACGTCCATGAAAGCTTTTTTAACCACAAAAATGGTTAAAGAAACTTTGGTAAGGGAATATGTtcttgatgcagttattgataaGGAGTCTCAGGTTGAAATAGTCCTACAGACTCTGTCAGACAGTTTTCTGCAGTTTCGCTTGAattataacatgaataagatgGACTTATCTCTTGGGAAACTATTGAATGAGCTACAAGCAGCAGTATCTATCATTAAGCAATAA
- the LOC124897650 gene encoding uncharacterized protein LOC124897650 produces MPSFHNAYYEAAEYILLCIKHNKPNLKTAIAVWWNPPWGGSYKLNTNGVCIGNPGRERRTRGVIGNANVDWVLGFCNTFSLATNNQLKLLALNEGLKLIEYNNFLPAEVNVDSMKAINMLKNGNLHYNAILDECRSRLRRLEAPVVQHCYREQNQVVNAHF; encoded by the coding sequence ATGCCTTCTTTCCATAATGCTTACTATGAAGCAGCTGAGTACATACTCTTATGCATCAAACATAATAAGCCAAACCTTAAAACTGCCATTGCAGTCTGGTGGAACCCTCCATGGGGAGGATCCTATAAACTAAATACTAATGGAGTATGTATAGGCAACCCAGGGAGAGAGAGAAGAACTAGAGGGGTCATTGGAAATGCTAACGTGGATTGGGTTCTAGGCTTCTGCAATACCTTTAGTTTGGCTACCAATAATCAGCTAAAATTACTTGCTCTTAATGAAGGTTTAAAGTTAATTGAATATAACAATTTCCTTCCTGCAGAAGTAAATGTTGATTCCATGAAGGCAATTAACATGCTTAAGAATGGGAACCTTCACTATAATGCTATACTTGATGAATGCAGGTCAAGGTTAAGGAGGTTGGAAGCTCCTGTGGTGCAACACTGCTATAGAGAGCAAAATCAGGTGGTGAATGCCCACTTTTAA
- the LOC107874512 gene encoding probable rRNA-processing protein EBP2 homolog isoform X2: MFAVRQRQRKCDCMMVEDELAMIDPENEDFDPETESEEDEEEQQVVKLAEPSKTAVYNRDGLLERLADISWPDDLDWTHRLNIDREEQEEVDVNDDLAREHSFYTQGLEGIRQAYANFHSTGEPFLRPSDYYAEMVKSDVHMEKVKSRLLAEKKRIEESEERRKARENKKLAKEVQAQKMKERTKQKKQEIESVKKWRKQRQQSGFDKEDASGLDLAFDGGDANKPFQRSNKKRLGVSPGDRSGGRATFGGKGKGFDKKRKSREFRDSKFGFGGRKGLKKQNTAETTNDFGAFHKGDCSAPKNKRTKR, translated from the exons ATGTTTGCTGTGAGACAAAGACAAAG AAAGTGTGATTGTATGATGGTTGAGGATGAATTGGCCATGATAGACCCAGAGAATGAGGATTTTGATCCAGAAACTGAatcagaagaagatgaagaagaacagCAAGTTGTAAAGTTGGCTGAACCTTCAAAAACTGCTGTATATAACCGGGATGGTTTGCTTGAAAGGCTGGCTGATATCAGTTGGCCTGATGATTTGGATTGGACTCACAGGCTTAACATTGATAGGGAGGAGCAGGAAGAGGTGGACGTGAATGATGACTTGGCGAGGGAACACTCTTTCTACACGCAGGGGTTGGAGGGTATACGCCAAGCCTACGCCAATTTTCATTCGACCGGTGAACCGTTTCTTAGGCCGTCTGATTATTATGCGGAGATGGTGAAGTCTGACGTTCACATGGAGAAAGTTAAGAGCCGGCTCTTGGCTGAGAAGAAGAGGATTGAGGAGTCTGAGGAGAGGAGGAAGGCCAGGGAGAACAAGAAACTTGCCAAGGAAGTACAAGCACAGAAGATGAAAGAGCGAACTAAGCAGAAGAAGCAGGAGATTGAGTCTGTTAAAAAGTGGAGGAAGCAGAGGCAACAGAGCGGCTTTGATAAAGAGGATGCTAGCGGCCTAGAT TTGGCTTTTGATGGAGGAGATGCTAATAAACCCTTTCAGAGATCAAATAAGAAGAGACTTGGTGTGTCACCCGGAGACCGTTCAGGGGGAAGGGCGACATTTGGTGGAAAAGGTAAAGGATTTGACAAAAAGAGGAAAAGCAGGGAATTCAGGGACTCCAAGTTTGGATTTGGTGGAAGAAAAGGTTTAAAGAAGCAGAACACAGCTGAGACTACCAATGATTTTGGAGCATTCCACAAGGGTGATTGTTCTGCACCTAAAAACAAACGCACTAAGAGATGA
- the LOC107874512 gene encoding probable rRNA-processing protein EBP2 homolog isoform X1 encodes MFAVRQRQRKCDCMMVEDELAMIDPENEDFDPETESEEDEEEQQVVKLAEPSKTAVYNRDGLLERLADISWPDDLDWTHRLNIDREEQEEVDVNDDLAREHSFYTQGLEGIRQAYANFHSTGEPFLRPSDYYAEMVKSDVHMEKVKSRLLAEKKRIEESEERRKARENKKLAKEVQAQKMKERTKQKKQEIESVKKWRKQRQQSGFDKEDASGLDLAFDGGDANKPFQRSNKKRLGVSPGDRSGGRATFGGKGKGFDKKRKSREFRDSKFGFGGRKGLKKQNTAETTNDFGAFHKGDCSAPKNKRTKR; translated from the exons ATGTTTGCTGTGAGACAAAGACAAAG AAAGTGTGATTGTATGATGGTTGAGGATGAATTGGCCATGATAGACCCAGAGAATGAGGATTTTGATCCAGAAACTGAatcagaagaagatgaagaagaacagCAAGTTGTAAAGTTGGCTGAACCTTCAAAAACTGCTGTATATAACCGGGATGGTTTGCTTGAAAGGCTGGCTGATATCAGTTGGCCTGATGATTTGGATTGGACTCACAGGCTTAACATTGATAGGGAGGAGCAGGAAGAGGTGGACGTGAATGATGACTTGGCGAGGGAACACTCTTTCTACACGCAGGGGTTGGAGGGTATACGCCAAGCCTACGCCAATTTTCATTCGACCGGTGAACCGTTTCTTAG GCCGTCTGATTATTATGCGGAGATGGTGAAGTCTGACGTTCACATGGAGAAAGTTAAGAGCCGGCTCTTGGCTGAGAAGAAGAGGATTGAGGAGTCTGAGGAGAGGAGGAAGGCCAGGGAGAACAAGAAACTTGCCAAGGAAGTACAAGCACAGAAGATGAAAGAGCGAACTAAGCAGAAGAAGCAGGAGATTGAGTCTGTTAAAAAGTGGAGGAAGCAGAGGCAACAGAGCGGCTTTGATAAAGAGGATGCTAGCGGCCTAGATTTGGCTTTTGATGGAGGAGATGCTAATAAACCCTTTCAGAGATCAAATAAGAAGAGACTTGGTGTGTCACCCGGAGACCGTTCAGGGGGAAGGGCGACATTTGGTGGAAAAGGTAAAGGATTTGACAAAAAGAGGAAAAGCAGGGAATTCAGGGACTCCAAGTTTGGATTTGGTGGAAGAAAAGGTTTAAAGAAGCAGAACACAGCTGAGACTACCAATGATTTTGGAGCATTCCACAAGGGTGATTGTTCTGCACCTAAAAACAAACGCACTAAGAGATGA
- the LOC107874512 gene encoding probable rRNA-processing protein EBP2 homolog isoform X3, which yields MMVEDELAMIDPENEDFDPETESEEDEEEQQVVKLAEPSKTAVYNRDGLLERLADISWPDDLDWTHRLNIDREEQEEVDVNDDLAREHSFYTQGLEGIRQAYANFHSTGEPFLRPSDYYAEMVKSDVHMEKVKSRLLAEKKRIEESEERRKARENKKLAKEVQAQKMKERTKQKKQEIESVKKWRKQRQQSGFDKEDASGLDLAFDGGDANKPFQRSNKKRLGVSPGDRSGGRATFGGKGKGFDKKRKSREFRDSKFGFGGRKGLKKQNTAETTNDFGAFHKGDCSAPKNKRTKR from the exons ATGATGGTTGAGGATGAATTGGCCATGATAGACCCAGAGAATGAGGATTTTGATCCAGAAACTGAatcagaagaagatgaagaagaacagCAAGTTGTAAAGTTGGCTGAACCTTCAAAAACTGCTGTATATAACCGGGATGGTTTGCTTGAAAGGCTGGCTGATATCAGTTGGCCTGATGATTTGGATTGGACTCACAGGCTTAACATTGATAGGGAGGAGCAGGAAGAGGTGGACGTGAATGATGACTTGGCGAGGGAACACTCTTTCTACACGCAGGGGTTGGAGGGTATACGCCAAGCCTACGCCAATTTTCATTCGACCGGTGAACCGTTTCTTAG GCCGTCTGATTATTATGCGGAGATGGTGAAGTCTGACGTTCACATGGAGAAAGTTAAGAGCCGGCTCTTGGCTGAGAAGAAGAGGATTGAGGAGTCTGAGGAGAGGAGGAAGGCCAGGGAGAACAAGAAACTTGCCAAGGAAGTACAAGCACAGAAGATGAAAGAGCGAACTAAGCAGAAGAAGCAGGAGATTGAGTCTGTTAAAAAGTGGAGGAAGCAGAGGCAACAGAGCGGCTTTGATAAAGAGGATGCTAGCGGCCTAGATTTGGCTTTTGATGGAGGAGATGCTAATAAACCCTTTCAGAGATCAAATAAGAAGAGACTTGGTGTGTCACCCGGAGACCGTTCAGGGGGAAGGGCGACATTTGGTGGAAAAGGTAAAGGATTTGACAAAAAGAGGAAAAGCAGGGAATTCAGGGACTCCAAGTTTGGATTTGGTGGAAGAAAAGGTTTAAAGAAGCAGAACACAGCTGAGACTACCAATGATTTTGGAGCATTCCACAAGGGTGATTGTTCTGCACCTAAAAACAAACGCACTAAGAGATGA